In Malus sylvestris chromosome 2, drMalSylv7.2, whole genome shotgun sequence, the genomic stretch ACATAGTACGGCATTACGAAAAACTCACGACGGTGGTACTTAACAAACAAGAACACTAAGAACCATAATAGGGATACGAGGTTAACAACCCAACTGTGAAGGCCATTAACTTATTCTAGCTAGTTCCACACTCGTATCAAAGTACCTACGTCCATTCATCCACTGATAATTAAGTGATAAGTGATCAGCTCATCACTAgcttaattaattagctaattaacaaTGTTTAGTGCAAAAGCATCTACGGCGTAAGCCACGACAATTGCCACCGGGGAAGCCCTCAGTTTGGCAAACAGCAGCACAGTTACTTTTACTCACGCAGGTTCCTTTGAAGCGGTTACTCTGAGACTCGCAGGTCCTACCCTCAGCAACCATCGTCCCTTTAAACAATTATTCCAAACAACAAACGGTTAACATGCTTGCTTAAAATCGTAATAATATATATTAGCGACGAAGTTATTAACAAGATCGAGGGAAAAGAAATATTACCTGTGGCTACCAAAAGCAGCAGGAAGACGAAGGCGGTTGGAAATAAACGCATGGAACGCTCCATcttatataatttatatgtaTCTAATTATCTATAGTCGTAACCTAGCAGCCCTTATATAGACTGGAGATTGAGAAGATAAGATATGTGCATGTGCTAGCATTATTACTGATGTGATTGGACCATGCCGTTCACAAATAAACGACAATAAAGAAAGGGATCTGGATTGTCTGCTCTCTCATCCCATACCCTTCTCATCTCTTTTATTTCtgtagtcacggttaagccacgttaacattttatattgatttttttatagaaataacaagacaaaaaacaatgggaatataaaatgttgatataACTTAACCGTAACCATAAATAAGAGAGGATGGGAAGGGAATGTGATgagggagggcagacaatccaagtccgacCCATCCTCTCCTatttttgtggtcacggttaagccacgtcaacattttatattgattttttatataaaaataataagataaaaaacaataaaaatataaaatattgatgtaatttaaccgtgaccataaatagaagaggatggGAAAATGATAGGATGAGGAAGGGCAGACAAGTTCTAAAGAAAGAGGGAAACAACAGGAGCCATGCATATTTCTGTGCTAAAATGAATGAGTGAGTCAGTCATGTCTCTCTGTCCTTTTTCCCCACATGACGtcaattaatccaagttttaCAGTGCTGTGAAAAATGCTTCTTTTCTTCGCTGCTCCAATGGTAGTCATCAGACTCATCACTTAACTTGATCATGAACATGTTATAGCTAGTTAGGCTTAATAGTTTAGGGTTTAGCCATCTCCAAAATCATAACCAGTAAGATTGTTCGAGAATCGAAAAGCTTgaatttaattcattatttaGTACGAGAGAGAAGGGGACAAGTCTAAAAGTATTCCAATAAACATAGaattgaaggtttttttttttttctaatttttaaaaGAGTCAATTAATAGTAATCTCTAAATTAATTACCACGAGCACTACCGGTAGTAGCACAAGGACCAGAAGTTTAGATCCGCCTATCTTGTTGTTACATATCAACTAACGTGACACCAATCTTTACATTCTTATTAAAGTTGGTTTGgtcattacaaaaaaaaattgaaaataatctTTGACCGAAGACCATAATTAAAATAGGTgtgcaaaattaaaaaaatgagccAAACTAGCAACCATTGTCATAAAGTTAATGCAAACCCTAAATTATTTCCATGGTAAAACTTCAGAAACATGTAGAATTGGTACTGAAGCTTTGTGGGAAACCTCTTTTCTAACCTCATCTCTTAGAGACGTGGCAGGCCAATGGCCTTTGCCTCATTCTTATATAATAAGGTCAAAATAATGTCCTCATTTTGCATCTACAGAGGAGACATTTTTCAATGTGTCAAGAACAAGATTCGGTATACTAAGTTTCATAatacaattgattgaattttttttgtttttttttttttcttgagatgtccaaccaattgtattattttaCTTAgtgtaaggccatctccaaccgatggctggccagatggctcattttagccctctggccctccaagattctccaagatattaatattttaatgaacagtacagggccatatttgcctccgtctccaaccgagggccaaagggctcgttttagccctgtaaaaaaaaaccgtctccaaccgagggccatagggccaaacataatttattatttaaaaactacaacttaattttatttaaaaatcatgttggttagtgttgtataatttttatgtcggttaatgttatttaatgttgtttcatattgtttaatgttgtttcatgttacttaatttaatttaatgttgttgtTGGTCctaaaaactacaaagcctacgtggcgtgcaggccgagtaattaatgagctaactacgtccttcggtgaatgcggggcgtgccaactcgtcggccgagctcggccgaggagtaaatttgttgatgttgcgttgggtcgcgctactgatttctgcgtcttgcgattgcggccgagaaaggaacacgtctcggcctcttgggctctcgaacctgaagacaaggttactattcttacgaagttcaatatcaaattcggctttcaatgtgtcgaatgtaataactgtaacacctcactttgccgagaaggctgatgagatgacctcgaccaataaggatttagaaacccttctcgaccgagacttggataggtaatcaattgttctcgccgcagtgctgttgatgccaacggaagatactgcgagaccgactgactctacggtgacagagttatctatgccgacttaagatatcaccggttgcttccacagtgatgttgatgccaacggaagatgtgtcagcgaaaaaggaaaaagaaaaatcacaagttgtgagagtttgcgcagggcaattttgtattgattttgtaGGGCTTTTTACAGTTGCTGaatggcttgtatttatagtagcaacacatcgagcccgagttccaatcctattcggactaggtctccttctccggattaacatcccctcgaccagtcctatctccgctaggactacgaatctagtccttaactgagccggattcgctttctAGGTTATTGATCTCGTCGAGAGTCCCTATTGCACTAGGATTCGACCtcttgcgttatgacctagccgacctggGTTTGGAGGCCCACATACTGAACGATCCGTGATATTCTTGCCGCAAGGCCTCCAGGGCCGAGAATGACCctacactcggcccaaactgttattttgggcccaaactgttattttgggcccaaacagttgtataatggcttaggaagttataggaaaaaattagaatttaaaaaaaatatgaaacaaattttgtgaaatagaagtgtTTAAGCCCAAAATTACATAATCGGCCCGAACAATCGAGGCCGTTAAGTGAGTGAAGTTCTAACTGTAAGATGACCTAGTCGGGATAATTTTTAAGGAataatattgtgattttttggtCATGATAATAGCCCttaataatatattaaattcTCATGTTTTGCACGGATGAGAATGGAAGTATAGTTGGAAATGGACATGGTCTCTTTTGAGAGTCTTTGAAGTGACGGCTTTAGGTGCGATTTTCAAGGGCCTGCACACAACCTGATTATTCATGGTCTAGAGTCTGAAGAGACCATCGCAATATGCCCACCTAGTTGAAAGTGGTGATGGACTTTCAACAGCTAACATTTATTTGTTGATAATGGTGAATAGAAAACCTAAGTAGGTTAGGTTGCTTGATGGATGTTATCACATGGATCTGCAAGTCTTGGACAATGGACCACGTGGAACAATGGGATAAAGGTGAAGTGAAAATGGTGATGTGCTTGAAAGATGATTCTACACGTGGCCTTGTCTTGGTAAATGGTGATTATATttcatcatttaattattatttgataAGTGGTCTTCGGCGGAAAAGGTTACTATGCATGCGTGGATAAAGGTTCTGATGGTGGAATATCCTTGGCATCAGGTTGCAAGATGATAACAAGTTTTGATAAGACGTAAGATTAGCAACAAATAAGGACTCAAAGTCACAGTGCAATTGAAATTGGTTTTCGCGACTTGGGTACGCAaggccctataaatacaaggcgaTGTGCAACGTCGAGAGCCCTacaaaattaatacaaaattgccctgcgcaaactctcacaacttgtgatttttctttttcctttttcgctgacacatcttccgttggcatcaacagcactgtggaagcaaccggtgatatcttaagtcggcatagatagctctgtcaccgtagagtcagtcggtctcgcagtatcttccgttggcatcaacagcactgcggcgagaacaattgattacctatccaagtctcggtcgagaagggtttctaaatccttattggtcgaggtcatctcatcagccttctcggcaaagtgaggtgttacagttattacattcggcacattgaaagccgaatttgatattgaacttcgtaagaatagtaaccttgtcttcaggttcgagagcccaagaggccgagacgtgttcctttcttggccgcaatcgcaagacgcagaagtcagtagcgcgacccaacgcaacatcaacaaatttactcatcggccgacgagttggcacgccccgcattcaccgaaggacgtagttagctcattaattactcggcatgcgcgccacgtaggctttgtagtttctagggtcaacaagaagttataggaaaaaaatggaatttaaaaaaaaaaatatgaaacaaattttgtaaaatagaagttatatgaaaaaaatatgaaccaaattttgtaaaatataagttataggaaaaaaatagaattaaaaaaaaattgaaacaaattttgtaaaatagaagttataggaagttatagaaaaaaaagaaaaaaaaaaggtttaaattcataaaaaaaaaaaaaggatttacaaCGGCTAGTGGCGCTAGCCGTTGGAAGTTTGAattcaaaatgttatttttgtcggttgtaaccgacagaaataatatatattatattatttctgtcggttataaccgacagaaataagaaacattaaaaaaaaaaatagccagccagccctccagccctccagccctctccgatcccgtggggccctcccagattcccgagccctctggcctagctcTCGGTttgagacggttttagggctattttcggccctctggccctctggacccttcggttggagatggcctaataaACTGTGATCCTGGTACCGAGAAACTCATCATTTATTGCATTGCAAACGGTAGGGTAATACAAAGACATTGTTCTGAAATAGGGAAGTTACATAAAATGAACATATCCATAAGAGATTACAAAGTAACTCACGCGGTGATAGTTTTACTTAATAAACAAGAACAAAAGAACAATTAATGATAACCCAGCTGTAAAAGATTGGGTTATTAATTTATTCTAGTAGCACACAAGCATGGACGCACGTAGGTATCCATGCACGGAATGATAATTAAGCGATTATTTCATCATGtcacacatatatatcataCATGTATGATTAATGATGATCATCTCATCATTAATTAATAGCTAATTAACAATGTTTAGTGCAGAAGCATCTGCGGCGAAAGCCACGACAATGGCCTCCATGGAAGCCCTCAGTCTGGCAAACAGATGCACAGTTGCTTTTACCCAGGCAGGTTCCCTTCTACTTGCGGCTGTGAGACTCACAGGTCCTACCCTCCGCAAGCATTGGTCCCATCATCCCTGCCAATTATGGTTATTAAAAAGTCCGAAATTAATATGTTAACAAGAGGCAATTTAGCTGGAGaagaatatgtatatatttaggTTACCTGTAGCCACCAAAAGAAGAACAAAGACGAAGGCAGTCGAAAACAAACGCATGGAACGCTCCATCTTTCTATATGAAATATACTATATGAGTTAGATCGATGTGAAGATTAGTGACCTTGCAAGCCCTGTTATATAGAGTTGTTGTGGAGCTGCCAGATCGGTGCTGTGCCATTCAGAACTATCGAGAAAATTAAAagttactaattaaaaaaataatttaccctattaaaaaaaaaaaaaaaaaaaaacaaaccaaccTAGAAACCCACCCCATCCCACCCCACTCCCACCTCCCCCGCAACCACCCCCCCCTCCCCAACTCCACCCCACCTCCACCGCAAGCCCCCCCACACACCTATGTCTTACCTTCTCCCTCtcttccactctcttcacctcccctcccttctctctccccaTATCAACCTGCACCCAACCTTAATcccaaagaataaaaaaaaatcaaaaatcaaaaaatgGAGGCCGGTGAAGGTAAGAGTCCAAATCAAACCCATATAAAAATCCCCAAttcaaaaaatcccaaataaaaAATCCAATTCGGTGGAAAcccaaccaaaaaaataataaaaaactgaaaatataaACCAGATTCAAGAACAATGGGCGCGGACAGCCTGGAGAGTTGGAGCAACAGTTGTTTGGCTGTGAGATTAGGATTATCCTCGTTGTGGGCGGGTCGAATAGGACCAGAGAGGTGAAGGTGGAGAGGTGAGGGATGAGTTGAAATGGGTCGGATCGGGGTGGCGGTGGGGGAGTGGGTTGTGGTTTTGGTTGGGAAGGGAGGGGAACAAACGGAGGGGGAAAAGCGGACAGACGACGAACGAGGATGGATGGGTTGGTGGGTCTCtggggagagagaagggaggggaggtgaagagaggggaggtgaagagagtggaggagagggagaaggGTCGCGGCGGGGGGGGGAATCGGGTTTGttggttggtttttttttttaagggttaatattataatattttttaatgcataaaaaattaattttttgtccCGTAGCAtaaatttggcagccacatggcATAAATGTGTCAGTCTCGTTAGCTCTTAacggatgaaaaatgtaacagatgtattatattgaaataaaagaaCGTGAGGTGGTATGATAGTGAAATTTTTTGAAGATGTtatatgagattgtaatagacctcaaattTAAGatagtaaaatgtaatttaacttttttttcactaacgatattatctacagaTGGGGAGGTGGGCTAAACCTTATAATGAGCTATCAATAATGTGACTCAAATTTGTATTTGGGGAGAATCACAAGTGAATAAGAATACcactaaactgtagtactaagtggccatattttttgttttttaaaagatcaagaaaaattaattcacatgtttattatattttaaaaaaataataaaatatgtgttaaaatattattggatcaaaataaaaagtaaatataTAAAGTATTTACTAGTGAGTACCTAAATATTGTAACTTCTTAACTTATTCCTATACTCACTATTGAAACGACCCAATAGCTCATGCCACGTCAATGAAATTAACGTTTTACTCAAGTCACTTCATGTAATATGGTAAAGTGCGAAACAAAAGAATATCACAATTGCGAAGAAATAATATGCACATAATAGAATGGAAAGGTTAAAATGAGATTTTGTATAAAGTCACActgacataaataaaaataggttttttaatcaaaataatttatgagattaacataattcattattttggttcttaagatttaaaattgataTAATTATTCTTGAGTTCGTCTATCATGAATTATTTTGtcaatcgtaaaaaaaaaatcttttaaataataaaaaataactaaaatatgaTTAATAATTTTTCACAACGGCTGCCAATATTTTGGCTATACCAAGACATCGTTACAATGGTACatgattaccaaaaaaaaagaagatgcaTGCGGTCTAATATCATAATAGATGCATTCTTAATATATTATTAATGTATTACATTTGTTTATTTACTTAAGTTCTAAAGTGTGTCAAACACATGCTCGTTTTATTCCATAAATGCTTAAAACAGTgcaaatacactccaaatagAAAAACTGTCTACTTTTCTTTTGATCTTTTGAATACTCATTCTTAATGTCTTATTAGcatattatatgtgtttatttgtttaagttCCAAAGCGTGTCAAACGCACGCTCGTTTTATCCCATTAATACTTAAAACAATGCAAATACATTTCAAATTGAAAAACTATGtacttttaaaacaaattaaactttTGATCATTTGCGTATTCATTTtgagtgttggaaatgtgtcttaaaactaatcatatgatgatactttacagacatttcacatgttaaactaattcagtttaatataaaaggcaaagattattgtttaaagccatCTCATAtcaatgttatatgcttaaaacaataagtccaaggaatatgtaattgggagaatgtgatctaaaaaagttagattcatgagaccattatctttcgtatacatatcataaacgttcttgatcataggattgccaattgggcattgataatttgttaagattagtacgtgctatgtcttctcttagagagagtgactggtctcaagtcattggtgtgactgacacctagataagcatgtaggtgctcaatagagaatgagtccactgaacacaatcaacaaggagttctcatacttatgtcacatgaaaactcatgattgggataatgcaaagtagtcatttgacttgatgcatcatagttgtcttgtggttaggtcattgatctttgactatgtcaaagtcacacagtcaaagggtgtccacgacatagttggggttaagccacttagtcgtGGAAGCaaatgaatgcacaacaagggatctctaaccttcaaacagtttgaggaagaatactctatgatatgattaaaaatctctggccagagtatgaatgagatttaggaagtcgttccaaatcacattcaaggtaatcatataagtaagagaatcacattggatagtggacatgaataaactatcaaatcaaataatgtggtcaaaatattgtattagagaaataccgtattgcattgtaatcccaaaTTAAgccctggtttggtactgaggtgattctgaaaaaaattggctataaaaaaaagctgggagcttttttatgtttggtaaatattcagcttcagttttttttcacagttttgggtgaaaaaaaaaactaaaaacacaaagctgcaaaacctAACTTtgaaaattagtttttttttcatatctgttttacataaaagtttatcaaacactataatattgcttttttttttcaaaaacacttttacaaaaaagtttaccaaacactctgctgctttatttcacaactgcttattttcacagcacagtagaaaacagttttttttcaaagcacagcaataccaaaccaaccctaaataggttctccacctcttctgattggCTTGGGTAGACATGACATActgttaggtgtcactcatggtttgtgaaaGTCCTAAGGGTATataatcattaaagggagaattgaaagtaagtttcaattcacaatcgatttaaaGAGTTATAATCACCCACTGCCTTACTAAAAGGAACTTAACGGATCGTataccgtgtaaggtagagattgaagaaacaacagagataagtaaggataattaaatgatttaattatttatggctagaattaattaatatgttaattaatcaaatgaataagtttgTTTTAAACCTCGgattagttttgggcctcaaggcctaaTGGGCTTTGAATGTCAAGTccaataactcaagttgtatgataACTTGAAAACATAAAGGGCATGAAAGCCCCCCaactactaggccttgaatttcataagaaatgttttatttttgagtTCATACAaacatgattccgcctttaattgcatgcatagatgttacttaaatgaacttattttcataatttttcctTCACCGAGTTGGAAACCCTTACcttaaattattatattaattttgaacCTTCACAGTGCAAAAATACACTCCTCAATggtaattaaataataataaataataaaattaccaAAGAAATAACGTGAAAAATCGATTCCGTCAGTTCATAGTGTCCAACGTTAGAAACTTCACAGCAGGAAAAAGGTCACACTTTGAAAAATCTGATCTAGTAAACCCGTAATTTCCCCACATCCACTTCCAAATTCCAATCATTGATATCAATTCCCGCGATCGAAGCAGCCATCGTCAATGTTCAACGACAACAGCATATCAATCTCAGTCTCCGACGACGAAGCGGACGAGCTCGGCCGGATGAGAGTCCGAGTTCGAAGAAAGCGCAAGAAACTCGGCCAGCGACTCAAGCACCGAATCGCTAGAAAGCTCGTCAGGTACTGGGCGCTTCTCATTTTTATTCCGGCCCTCGGGTTGTTTCTGTTCGAGGCTTCCAGGATCGGCAAGAAGCCGAGTTTGGTTGAGTCGGAACGCAATACGGTGAAGAACCCGAGTTTGGAGAAGAACTCGGATGCGAATTTGAATCGGCTTGATCATACGACTCGGGTTGTTGGAGGCGTTAGACAACGTAAGTTCAATTCTTGCTTAATTTCCATACGTTTGGGATGCAATTGAAAAATGGGTAATCGGAATTTTGTGAAGAACGAGTTAAAGATCTttactttttcattttttttttaagaatataAAGAAACAATTTTGCAATCTACATAGTGTTATAAGTTGCATAGTTTCTAATGAAGTTGTAAATTTCAGTTACTGTGAGCTAGAATTGTACCTGTTAGATTAACGTGAGTACGCAAAAGTCGATTATCATTTATCATGCATTGCTTGATACCCTTATCAGTTTACGATTCGGAGagatttgttttgttgtttctttAGTGTTACTGATAAATGGGTTGTGCATACTGTAGGTGGAAAAATTTATTCTTGTTAGAATTGGAGTATTGAAACATTTTGATCTGTGCCGAAAATTTGCGGATAATGTAGGTTGTTTGGACATTCTATCTCCTGAAGAACTTGAGCAACTCGAAATTCCTGTGCGTGAAGAGTCCGATAGTCCTGTTAAGAAAGTATTATACAGATCAGAGAATGACACTTCGTTTTTAGGAGGGAACAACAGTCTTTCTCAAGGGCAACCAGAGGCCACAAGATTTAATTCATTTACTGGAACTCAAACACTAGATCAGAGAGAGAAATCGTTTAAGGTAAGAAGCtgcatttttgttttgaacCTTTGAACTGGTTTAGTATTTTATTTGGTCTTTgtcattcacctctcccagaccctgcataaagcgggagccttgtgcactgggtacgacctttttttttgtcatgttAAAGGACAAGTTTTAAGAGGCATCTAATTTCTTTGGTTTTTGATGAGATGCTATTTTCGTTGTGAAGAACATCGAGGTTTTTACTTTGAGCCCGATTTTAAACaaagataataataataatttgtatTGTGAGGCAGTGTTCATATAGTTAGAAATTTGTTTCTCACAGGTAAATGAAACTGTTACTATGAACTGTGGTTTCTACAGTGAAAATGGAGGGTTTAAAATCTCAAATGAAGACAAGGAGTACATGAATAGTTGCAAGGTTGTAGTGTCCACATGTGCATTTGGTGGTGGAGATGATCTTTATCAGCCTATTGGAATGTCAGAGGCATCACTTCGAAAGGTTTTTGTCTTTCAGTCAAATATTACTAATTAGCGGTAGAAGTTCTATACTCTTATGAGGTATTGAATGGATGCAGGTTTGCTATGTTGCTTTTTGGGATGATATTACTCTAAGTACACAGGAAGCGGCTGAACATAGAATTGATGGGGATGGATTTGTTGGGAAATGGCGCGTTGTGGTTGTTAAAGATCTTCCCTTTTTGGACCAAAGGTTAAATGGAAAGATCCCAAAGGTAACAACTTTCAAAGTTAGGTTAAATTGTTATCTTTTCCTCTattttcatttagtttgtttaattcagtttgaaaattttatccTGATCATGTTGCTATCTTTTGTCATCtgtcattttcttatttttccaaacatttttgttttcatgatTCATGAAAGCTTTTGCAACATTGAATCTATTTTCTGTAATTACATTAATAAAGTAAAATATGATAATTTAAGCAGAAGAATATTAGTCAAAGGGGTGCTGGATCTGTTATTCATGATATGGTAGGTTTAAGCTGAATGTCAAATATCAAAATTTCTGTTACAAGTGCTAGGCACATACCACAAATAGGTGTATGTGGATATTTCTCTGAGactttgtatattttttttctggtGTTAGATGTTGCCCCATCGTCTTTTTCCTCATGCAAAGTATTCCATTTGGGTAGACTCAAAGTCCCAATTTAGGAGGGACCCTTTAGGTGTGCTCGAAGCCCTGCTTTGGCGTTCAAATTCTGTTCTTGCGATCTCAGAACATGGAGCACGGAGTAGCGTTTATGATGAGTCGAAGGCtgttgtaaaaaaaaacaaggccaaaCCAGAAGAAGTTGAGGTGCAGTTGACTCAATACCGACATGATGGCTTGCCAGAAGACAAGAGATTCAACGGAAAGAAGGGtatgcttctttttctttcacttGTTCCGGCTTGATCTCTCTTATGAAATATTGCTATTTATGTCATGATTGTAGCAATTCTTAATTCTGAGTAGCAATTCTTGAATTCCTTTACTTCTTTGTTGAGTACAAAGTAGGAGTAGTTAAGCCTACTGCATGCATTATTGCTTGCCTTAATTCTT encodes the following:
- the LOC126598766 gene encoding defensin Ec-AMP-D2-like, which codes for MERSMRLFPTAFVFLLLLVATGTMVAEGRTCESQSNRFKGTCVSKSNCAAVCQTEGFPGGNCRGLRRRCFCTKHC
- the LOC126598736 gene encoding formin-like protein 7; protein product: MLRDKKLIFYALKNIIILTLKKKNQPTNPIPPPAATLLPLLHSLHLPSLHLPSLLSPQRPTNPSILVRRLSAFPPPFVPLPSQPKPQPTPPPPPRSDPFQLIPHLSTFTSLVLFDPPTTRIILISQPNNCCSNSPGCPRPLFLNLKDGAFHAFVFDCLRLCSSFGGYRDDGTNACGG
- the LOC126598661 gene encoding probable hexosyltransferase MUCI70, with amino-acid sequence MFNDNSISISVSDDEADELGRMRVRVRRKRKKLGQRLKHRIARKLVRYWALLIFIPALGLFLFEASRIGKKPSLVESERNTVKNPSLEKNSDANLNRLDHTTRVVGGVRQRCLDILSPEELEQLEIPVREESDSPVKKVLYRSENDTSFLGGNNSLSQGQPEATRFNSFTGTQTLDQREKSFKVNETVTMNCGFYSENGGFKISNEDKEYMNSCKVVVSTCAFGGGDDLYQPIGMSEASLRKVCYVAFWDDITLSTQEAAEHRIDGDGFVGKWRVVVVKDLPFLDQRLNGKIPKMLPHRLFPHAKYSIWVDSKSQFRRDPLGVLEALLWRSNSVLAISEHGARSSVYDESKAVVKKNKAKPEEVEVQLTQYRHDGLPEDKRFNGKKALSEASVIVREHTPLTNIFMCLWFNEVVRFTSRDQLSFPYVLWRLKVLKNINVFPVCTRKDLVNSMGHIRKAKPLRN